A region of the Roseofilum reptotaenium CS-1145 genome:
CCGGCTGGTAATGGGCCGTTTGGCTTGGTAGTACGCTCTACGAATACTGGAGGTAGAGTATCAGAAGAAGCAACGATTAATGTCTATACCACTGTGGGCACAGCCAGCACCGATCCAATCCTCCGCAATGGTCAGAATAATAGCTTCCCTACAACCGGCAATGTATCGGGTCAAGATACGATTATTGTTGCCCCCGGTAAATATGATGAAGCTAGCTTAAGTGTTGCTCAGAATACTACCCTGCGATTTACCATTCCTCCCGATGCTACAGGAGCAGGCGTTGCCCGATTAACTGCAGCAGCGGTGCCTACTCCTATTACGGGGAGTTTGGTTGCCGGTACAACCCTATCGGAAAACTTCCGAGGGAATAGCTCGAGTGACTTGTTCTTTGGAGGACAGGGGGCCGATACCCTGAATGGAGTATCTGGGCAAGATTATTATGTGTATACTGCCCTGAATGAAGGAGCAGATGTTATTCAAGGCTTTGGCAATAGTAGTGTGATTTTGGTCAATGCTCAAACCTTTGGTGCAGGTCTAACAGCCGGACAATTGTCTGAAGGACAGTTATTCTTGTCTAATTCTCTCTTTAATCCGGCTAGTCCTCCGAGTGCTTATCAGAATGCTGCCAATGGTGACCAGTTGCGCTTTATTTACGATTCCCAAGGCAACTTGTTCTTTGATGCTAATGGCTCGGCGGCTGGCGGTATCGCAAATAATCAACCTCTAGCTGTTCTGACTGCTCCCGGTCGTCCCTCGGTGAGTAACTTTAGTAATGCTAATATTTTTGTCTATTAGACCTCTTGTATAATTGTGCAGAAAATAAATGGCAATGGAGTAATCCTGCATTCTTACTCCTATTCCCTATTCCCTCACCTTCTGCAAGAAGTCTATTGACGCAATTGGGTAATTGGTAATGGGGGATCTTGCTGATCTCCTGATCTCCCCATCGGCCTATCCCCTAAAAATGGTATCCTGTGATACAATTTTGGAATGATTTGTGAAGAAAATCCTGAAATCCATAGAAATTAAAGGTTTGGCCGATCCATATGGGGATGACAGAGATTAGAATAATCCAGTGAAACTCCGAAATAATGGGAGTTTCAGAGTTTAATCTGAAAAGGAGATGCAAAATGAATAAAGGTGAATTGGTCGATAAGGTGTCTGAAAAGGCTTCAGTGACCAAAAAACAAGCGGATGCAGTGTTGAGTGCTGCCCTCGAAGCGATTATGGAAGCGGTGTCTGAAGGTGACAAAGTGACCTTGGTTGGTTTTGGGTCGTTTGAGTCGCGGGAGCGGAAAGCACGAGAAGGACGCAATCCTAAAACTGGAGATAAAATGGAAATCCCAGCCACTAAAGTTCCTGCGTTTTCGGCGGGTAAGCTGTTTAAGGAAAGAGTAGCTCCTCCGAAAGACGAGTAAGTTTCCGATTTATTCCATTAAGTCAGTGTCTTTCCAACGTCCGGTTCATGGAGGAAATGTTGTTTGGGCAGCCTCAATTGCAGGCTGTTCACCCGATCGCCTTCTGGATTTTTCCGCTAGTATCAATCCGTTAGGCCCTCCACAATCGGCGATCGCCGCAATTACAACCCATTTACATCGGATTACCCTGTACCCAGATCCCCAGTATTCCCAGCTACGGGAACATCTGGGGCGATTTCATCAACTGTCCCCAGAGTTCATTTGGCCAGGGAATGGGGCGGCAGAATTACTGACTTGGATTGCTCGTCAGTTTCAAGAGTGTGGCGGTGTGACATTACTCACTCCCGCATTTCGGGACTATGAACGAGCGCTTCAAGCGTTTGGGGTTCCCATTCAACCCTATCCCCTAAATTGGTCTGGGTTAACCTCTTCCCTTCCTGATTCTGCTAACCCTGGATCGGGTTTATTACTGAATAATCCCCATAATCCGACGGGCCAATTATGGCGGCGTGAGGAGATTTTGTCGATTTTGGATCGATTTGAGTTTGTGGTGATTGATGAGGCGTTCATGGACTTCCTAGACCCCTCAGAAGACCAAAGTTTAATTCCCCTGCTCCAAGATTATCCTCATCTGGTGATTGTGCGATCGCTCACTAAGTTTTATAGTTTGCCCGGCCTGCGTCTGGGTTATGCGATCGCCCATCCAGGCTTAATTGCACAATGGCAAAACTGGCGCGATCCTTGGCCGGTGAATATCCTTGCGGAAGTAGCCGGAATTGCGGCGATCCAAGATTATGAGTTTCAACGGCAAACTTGGGACTGGTTACCCCCCACCCGCAAGTATCTTTTTGAAGGGTTGCGATCGCTGCCGGGATTCGATCCTTACCCAGGAGCGGCGAATTTCTTGTTAGTCAAGGTCGATCGGTCCGTTAAGAAGCTACAAGAGCGGTTATTAAAAGAACACCAGATCCTGATCCGAGACTGTGCGAGTTTTCCTGAACTGGGCGATCTCTATTTCCGGATTGCTATCCGTTCGTCCTCTGATAATCAACGCTTACTTGATGCTCTTGGCAATTAACTCAACTCTTGATTAACTCATATCAATTAAGCAATCAATTAAACAAAAGAACCCTGAGCACTGTATCATTCCAGTTTATTAACTCTCGACTGTTGGGCTAAAATGCCGTATTTGGGAGCAAACACCATAGCTAGAATAAAGAAGAGGGTCAACAGTACTACGATCGCTCCTCCTGTGGAGATATCCAGATGATAACTGAAATAGGTTCCTAGGATGCACGATAGCACACTGCTAGTAATGGAGAGTCCCATCATCCGATCGAAGCGATCGGTCAGTAAATAGGCTATTGCTCCTGGAGTCACGAGCATAGCAATCACCAGAATAATACCCGCCGTTTGCAAAGCGGTGACAATGGTTAGAGCCAAAACTGACAACAAGGTATAATACATCAATTGAATATTCAACCCGATCGCCTTAGCATGATTGGGATCGAAACAGAACAGCAATAAATCCTTACGTCGCAACAGAATCACCAGTAACGTGATTGTCCCTGCAATCAGGGTTTGAATAATATCACTGTCAGAAATGCCCAACACATTGCCAAACAGGATATGAAACAAATCCACATTACTGGGAATTTTGGTAATCAACACAATTCCAAAGGCAAAAAAACCGGTAAAAACTACGCCAATTACCGCATCTTCTTTTAACCGAGTTTTCGATTGCACATACCCTATCGCCACCGTTGCGCCAAATCCAAACAAGAATGCTCCCACTGCAAACGGAATATTCAGAGCATAGGCAACAACCACCCCAGGAACCACCGCATGGGAAACCGCATCCCCCATCAGCGACCAGCCTTTGAGGGTAATATAACAGGAGAGTACAGCACAAACTAAACCGACAAAGGCACTCACCCACAACGCTCGGACTAAAAATCCATATTCTAGGGGTTCAAGGAGCCAATTTAAAACTGCTAGGGAATAGGGAATAGGGAATAGGGAATAGGGAATAGTCAAGAATCAGCCTCAAAATTTGGGGATAGGGAGCGTAAACTTTGCACGGGTAAACGATTATCCAATACAATCACTTTACCGTCTTGGGCGAGCACGAGCGCCAAAAATGGCCATGATTTCATCTTGACGCTGCCATGATCAACAAATCGAATGGCAGTGTCAAGATGAAAGAGGTTAGTGCAGCACCATTTCAGATCCTATTTTATCCGGCCGGCGTGCGTTTTCGCGTCTTGCGTAGAGCTGGAATTGCCCACAGAATCAATCCGGTTACTGAAAGTATAATCGTCGTCATGCCCAGAATTGTTCCAGATGTTTTTCGCATTGACTCGTTGATAATTTCTCCTGTATGGACATGCTCAATCCAATCTGCCCATCGATAACTTTGGCTCAGAACCTCACCCGTTTGAGCGTCAAGTTGCACCTCTAGGGGGATATGCCCTTTTGCACGAACCTTGTACGTCCCTTTATTGAGCCGGATATCAATCCTGTTAATATCATCTGGCGTTTGAAATTCTGGCAAATTGAGTAACATCACCTTCTCAACCGCCTCAGACAGTGGCATCATCGTTTCTATACTGCCCTCTGTCCCCCTAGCAGTTGATGCTTGCATCCAGTCATAAGCACCTTTATAAGAGAGGAAAATGCCTGTTACTGCTAGCGAAATCAGAAAAATACACAGTGCAACTCCCAAGTACTTATGAATATTAAGGCTCCACTTCATCAGCTTTCTTTTGAATGATGACATACTCATCTCCTGTTCGTTATTCAGAGTGGTCAAATAGCTTTTTATCTATACTTTGCACGCCTACAGCCCCAACAAGAGTCAGTGAGCTAAATGGATGATCTTATTAAGACTATTTCGCATATAGATAAAAGAGCCTAGAGGCAATTATCGATAGCTACAGTGGAGTTAGTGCCTATACTCCCTTTCACTAATCAGAATAAATTGCAATTAGAAGAGTAGAGTTGACTTTACTGAAATAGAGGTTAACTTAACTATTTCTTAATTATGCACTTAAGGATATAGCAAAAAAGTATACCGCCTCACCAAAGACTTGAGGGCTAATATGAAATTCTTAGATGTTTGCTACATGATGACTGATACCATTTCTCTATGATGATGCGCTTTAACAAGGGGCTTGGGGGCCCCTTGTCTCTCAGGAATCGATTAGTTGCAAGATTAAAGAGCAATGGTATGACACGGAGACGCGAAGATTGCTGTGTAGCACGAATAAATACGACCAACCTCACTGGGCACAGACAACCTTTGAACTTTGGCAGAATCTCGGAAAGTGACAAGTGACAAAGGAGGGATGGTCAAGAATCGATCTCAAAATTTGGGGACAAAGAGTGTAAACTTTGTACGGGTAAACCGCCAAACGTCATCGCTAGGTTCTCTTGGGTAAAGGTTTCTGCTGTGGTTCCAGATGCCAGAATCGTCTGATTAATTAAAATTGTGTGATCGCAGAATGTGGAAATCGAGGCTAGATCGTGGGTAGAGACCAGAATTGTGTATCCTTCATTGCGCAACTGCATCAGCAAATCAACGATTCGCTTCTCCGTTTTCACATCCACCCCGGTAAAGGGTTCGTCCAATAAAATCACTTTACCGTCTTGAGAGAGCGATCGCGCCAAAAAAGCCCGTTTCTTTTGTCCTCCTGAGAGTTCCCCAATTTGCCGATTCCGAAACTCTACCATTCCCACCCGCTCTAAACTTTCCATCACCAAACGTCGATCTTTCGCGCTCGGAATTCGCAGCATATTCATATAGCCATAGCGTCCCATCATCACCACATCAAAGACGCTGACCGGAAAATTCCAATCCACCTCATCCGACTGGGGAACATACGCCATTAACTGCCGCTTTTGAGCCATTTCCACCCGCATACCACCCACCCGAATTTGTCCTTGCTTTGGGGGTAAAAAGCCCATAATTGATTTAAATAATGTCGATTTTCCACCTCCATTGGGCCCCACTAAGGCGGTAATCGTTCCGGGTTCCACCGTACAGTTGGCATTATAAATAGCCAACCGAGCATTACTGTAAGTAACACTCAGATTATTAACGGTTATATTAAGCGGTTCAGTCAAAGATGACATCGTTTTCTCCAGTGGGTAATTATGGAATTTTCAATGGATTGATTTAAGATTGCTCTCCCACAAGAGAGAGAAGGAAGGCAACTATAACAATCCATTCGTAATCAGTTGCACATCATATTCGAGCAACTCTAAAAATGTGGGGACAGGCCCCTCTGCTGTAGACAAGGAATCAACATAAAGATTGCCACCAAACGTTGCGCCTGTGGTTTCCGCCACTTGCTTTTGTCCTTTATCATTCACCGTCGTTTCACAAAAAATTGCGGGAATTTGCTTACTTTTCACTTGATCGATCACCCCTTTAACTTGTTTGGGCGTAAACTGTTGCTCGGAATTAATCGGCCAGATATAAATTTCATTCATCCCGTAATCTCGCGCCAGATAAGAAAAAGCGCCTTCACAGGTAACTAAGTAACGTTGATTTTCGGGAACTTTTTGTATGGCTTCGCGCAGTTTTTGGTCAATAGCTTTGAGCTTTGCACTATAAGCTGCTGCATTGGTGTTATAGGTTTCGGCGTTTTCTGGATCGAGGGTAACAAACGCTTGGCGGATATTTTCCACATAAATTAGGGCATTTTGGGGAGACATCCAGGCATGGGGATTGGGTTTTTCAGTGTAGGGGCCTTCAGCAATGGGAATGGGTTCAATGCCTTCAGTTAAGAGGACAGAGGGCACATTTTCCAGGTTGCCTAAAAATTGCTCAAACCACCGCTCTAGATTCATGCCGTTATATAAAATCAGGTCAGCATCTTGTGCTTTGGTGAGATCGCTGGGAGTGGGTTCGTAACCGTGAATTTCTGCACCGATGCGGGTAATGGACTCGACAGTTAGTTGATCCCCGGCAACGTTTTGGGCAATATCAGCAAGAACGCTAAAGGTGGTGAGGACTTTCTTTTTATTTTCGGTTTCTCCAATGGTAGAGCTTGGATTTTCAGGCGTTGGGTCTAAGGTTGTATCGCTCTCTATACCTGCACAGCTTGTCAGACCTAGGGTGAGGACTAAACTGGCGATCGCCATTAAGGTGGATGGATAGGAGTAAGGCATCGAGAAATCAGCCCGGTTAATTTCATAATTGTTTCATCTTTCATATTTATATCATAATTGGCTCGATGTGTATTTAAAAAATTTGTAGGGGCGAAAACTTTTTCGCCCCTACAGGAATATTGGGATGGGGGTTGAATTAGCCTTTGAGCTTGCGACGCAAGAGTCCGCCACCAATACCACCAACAAGAGTCGCCCCTACAACCCCAGCGAGAATGTAACGATTGGCGATACGGTTACGGTTGTGGGTATGGTAAGGATGTCCCTCAAGATAGCTGATATTCTCTGATTCAATCCCTTCGCCGCTCACGGGAACGATAATGTTATCCCAATGACCGCCTTCTCCAATTTCTACAGACCACTCACCGGGAATGGAGGGATCGGGTTGGAGGACAAATTCACCATTCTCATCTGTTGTGGTTTCGAGCCAAGGTGTGGTGGGGTCGTTGGGAGCGTAAACGACGACAGGGGCACCTTCAAAGGCTTCACCGGTACTAAACATCGATTGGATTTCCAGGCGATCGGACATAGACTGGAAATCTGTTTCTACGGAGTGGGCAAGGGCAACTTTGGGTAAGCTCACGATGCTCAGTAGCACGGCAGATAGGGTAAGGAAGGATTTCATTACGATACTCTCCTGTTGGTTCTGAGGATTTTAGTCAATCTTAAAAGCAAATCACTGGCATTGGGCACATAGATACTGCTTATTGCCCATAGACTAATTCTTCGTAACATGGCTCGGTCAATCAGGATCTGATCTCCATTAAACATGGGGTGAGGTTGTGGAATGGGAGCGTCTTGAGCGCTGGAGGCGAAAAGCGAGCAAGATGTTTGCACAACTGGCTTTACCTCATTTTTTTCCCGATCGCCCCTTTTTCTTTCCATCTTGTGATTAACATCACCCAAAATATTCTGTCAAGTCACGGCAATATTTCTTTACAATTTGTTATATTAGTTTACAACAACGAGAAACACAGAGGTCAACCTGATGTACACAACGGTCAATCCTGAAGGACAGCTCAATAACTACGCTAACGAGCCTCAAATGTACTATGCAGACTTCCCCAGTCAAGAACAGCAGCAACGCTATATGCTCCAAGGGGTAATCTCTATCCTCCTCACCACCGCTTTGATCCTCACTGGAATTGCTGTGAGCTAACTCTCTTCTCTCCTCTCTATAAAAACGCTAGTCGGGCCGCTTAGTTAACTCCTAGGTGGCTTTTCTTTTTATGAGGCAATCGGTCTTAGGTTAGCAAAGCCGATCGCACTCAGGAAAAATCCCAATTGCACGATGACAATACTGGGGCCGGAGGGCAAGTCAAATAGAGCAGAGAGGACAATTCCGCATAAAGCGGCGATCGCCCCAATAACCGCAGATAAGATCGCATAGGTGGTGAAGTTCTGAGTCATTAAGCGAGCAGAACAGGCAGGAATGACAATAAAAGCGCTCACCAATAACACCCCGATCGCCTTGATCGCGACACCAACAACAAGGGAAAGCAGCACGACGAAGGCGGTACGATGGGTTTCTACCGATACACCACGGGCGATCGCCATCGGTTCATGAAGTGTCAACATCATCTGAGTGCGCAACGTTGAGGCAATAAATCCAATACAAACCAATAATAGGAGTGTGCTAATGATTAGATCGAAGGTTTGTAGAGCTAAAATATCCCCAAAAAGTAAGTGATTGATCCCTCCTTTGTATTCCCCTATCAGACTGAGAGTAATAATGGCAAAGGCTAAGGAGGAGGAATAAACAATATTGAGGACAGCATCTGTCCACAGTTGGGTGCGCTCTAGAAAGGTATTGACCACCAGGGCAAAGATCACTGCAAAGGGAAGAATGACCCATGAAGGATTCAGACCTAATAATAGCCCTAAACTTAATCCCAAGAGGGTCGAGTGTCCCAGGGCATCACTAAAAAATGAGAGTTGCCGTAAAATAGTAAAACTCCCTAACAGTCCCCCCATTGTTCCCATTAATATGCCTCCCATCAGTGCCCGTTGCATAAAGGCAAATTGGAAGAGTTCTATAGCGCGTGAGATTTCGGTTTCCATTAAATTCACAATTAACAACGTTGTAGAGCCGGTTGACAAACAATCTACGAAACTCATCCATCACTTTACGCAACCCGCCCTCATCCCCTAACTCCTAGCCATTTTTAATGTTTAATTGATCTTAGGATCGACAGGAATGATGATAACGAGTAAAGGCAGAGCCGTAAGCGGCGATTAGGTTTTCCGTACTGAGGGTGCTTTCTGGTGTCCCTTGACAGAGTAAGGTACGGTTAAGACACAGGACGCGATCGCATTGTTTTTTCACCATATCCAAATCATGGGAAATCTGTAAAATTGCCCAATGATATTCTTGTTTCAGTTCTTCGAGGAGTTGATAAAATTCGGCTTCTCCTCGGATATCTAATCCCGCAGGGGCTTCATCTAAAATCAGTAATTTTCGGGGTCTAGCCAGACAATAAGCGAGTAAGATACGCTTGGTTTCTCCACCGGAAAGTTGACTAATGGGTTTGTGTTTTAAATGCCAGGCATCCACCCGCGAGAGCGCTTCTCGGACGGCTTTACGGCGTTCTCGATAGCCTGACCAGGGCAATTGAAAACCGATCCGATCCCAACCTAAGCCGACCAGTTCAGCTACCGTCATGGGCAGACGGCGATCGAAGAGAAAGTTTTGCGGTAAATAGGCGATTTGTTGACGAATTTGCGCCGGCAATTTACCTTGAGGACTCATCGATTTTCCTAATATGGAAATATGACCTGATTTTCGAGGTAAGATACCTAAAATGGCTTGAATTAGGGTGCTTTTTCCTGCTCCATTGGGGCCGATGAGGGCGGTATCTGTACCCGTGGATAAAGTAAAGGATACGTCATGCACAACTCCTGGTGTGCGATCGCGATCGACGATTAAGCCTTCAACTTCCAATACTATTTCGGTCAAGCTCGATCTCCTGGTTTCTTAAGGTTCTCTAGGCTTTTCCTTGATTAGCGGATTTTTGGACTAGGAGAGCCTGTGTAGAATGATTATCATTTTAGAGTATCACGGGAGAAAAAACAAGGCGATCGGGAGAATATAGCGTTAGACAATAGGTAATATCAAATCCTTAGATACGTGCTACAGATGGTTAACACTCCAGACACGGAGAAACGGAGACACGGGAATTGATGTGTAGCGTGATTTTTAGGATTTGATATAATAGGTAGTCTCACCCTTCTCTTGAGGAGTCCATAGTCAAAATACGAAATAATAAAAACTGCGTTTTCTGATAGGAATTAAAATTATCATCACTGACTAAAATTAAGCTGGGACTGCCATCGGCAAAATGGGGGCCAAATGTCATCCCTTCGAGGTTATCCAAGGTAATGTCCAACCGATCTAAATCTAAAACCAATTGTTTACGAATAGGTTTCAACTCTCCTAAATTGCCTTGAAGAGAGGATACATTAGAAATATCGCTGGCCGATCCAGTCACGGCTTGGAATAGTTTGGCTGTAACTACAGAGCCATTAAAAGAGCGCTCTAGGGTGAGAAAATGTCCGGGTTCATCTAAGGCTAAAATTTCTGTTAATCCTTGGGAGAGAATATCTGGTTCAGGTGTATCAAGTTCATAGAAATGTTCGGAAACTAACAGGGGTGGCCCTTCGCTGAGGAGATAATGCATCCACCGTGTTCTAGTCTTCACTAATTCTTTGGCTTCTGGATCTCGATCTTGGATTAAGGCGGATTCTGTAGCAACAAATACGCGTAAAGGTTCACCAGTTGTGGGAACGAGGCCGATGGGGTTGGTCGTTAAGGACTCAAACCCTAGGTTATTTTGTACCCCTTTTTGTTGTTCTTTTCCTGAAGTCTCAGGGATATAGCGTTGAGGAATGGGGAGCTGATTGAGCCATTGTCCCGTTTGCCGGTCATATTCAGCGATCGCCGGGGGAATCTGTTGGTCTGCAACCCCTTCACTGGCAATGAGTAGGGTTTGGTTGGGGGTGAGAGCTAACCCTTCCGGATCGAGGCTACCTTCTGCGTATGGCGTACCTTCCGGGGTTTTTAAGACAGTAACGGTTTCTACATCAATTTCAAAGGGGTCAAGACTCAGATTCAAGGTATAAAAGCGAGCGGGGCCGTAGAAACTGCGGTCATCCGAAAGAGCATAGAGGCGATCGCGTTGGCGATCGTAGGCGATCGCCGATAACCCACCCACGGTGGTTTCCTGAAACTCCTGTTTGGGTAGGGTGACTTCTCCCACCCATTCCAAAGATAAGGGCAAAAACAGCCGATCTTGGGCACTCACTTGCGGTAGACTACAACCGGTCAGCAACCCAAGCAGACAGCAACTGAAGACAAAAAGGGGAACTAAGAAGCGTTTCATTCGGGCAAAACTCATATAGCACTTTGTGCTAGGGAATAGGATTGTGGTACATGGCTTTGGGAATTCAACAGCGTACTCTATAAAAGCACAAAGTGCTGTATCAATTAACAATTATAGCGATCTTTTTTCTATTTTCTATAGCAGTGAATAAGTTGCTGAGAACGGTTAGGTTATTGTTTATAGTCAAGTATCCTAACTCTCCCGTTCCCTGCTATAACTCATCTTCTAACCCGGGTCGAGCCATAGGAGCAACCCTTAATTTACTCACATAGCGCAACATCATCGCCCCAGCAACCGCTACAATTAAGCTCATCCAACCCACTCCCTGATTCAAGAGTAAAAAGCCGCCTACAGCGAACATAGCACCAAATAAAAGCAATATGGCTGCACTGACTTTGAGTAAATCTTGGGGTAAACTTTGTGCCGGTTTCAATCCCGTGCGCGATCGCTGCCGTCGCCATCCAGGGCCGCCAGGACGCACTAACCGATAGAATTCATCTAAGGTTTGATCCGATTCTGGTGCAGTTAACAACATGGCAGCTATCCAGCAAATTCCACTAATCCCAGCCGTCACCAGTAATCGCAAGCCAAAATCTTGAATAGTTAATATCGGGACAACACTGGTGGTTAATCCTACAACAAATCCACCGACCATAGAGGCTAATTCCGCTGCGGCATTAATGCGCCACCAAAACCAGCGTAGAATCAAGACTAATCCCGGGCCTGTACCGATCGCAATCACCAATCGAAATACGGTAGCCACATCTTGGGCATAGAATGCGGCGATCGCCCCTAAAACCGTTACCATAATAGAAGACATACGACCGACTAAGACTAACTCCGACTGGGTAGATTCAGGACGAAAAAAGCGTAAATATAAATCATTGGTTAAATAGGATGCGCCCCAGTTAATGGAGGTTGAAACCGTACTCATAAACGCTGCCAGCAAGGAAGCCACCACTAATCCCAACATCGCTGGAGGTAAGAAATCTAGCATTAATTTCGGATAGCCCAACTCCCGATCTTCCAAATTGGGATAAACCACTAGAGCCACCAGAGCAACTAAAATCCAAGGCCAAGTCCGTACTACATAATGCAGAATATTGAAAAACCAGGCCGCTTTTTCCGCTTCTGCTTCATTTTTTGAGGCTAATAATCGTTGGATAAATTCGCCCCCCCCGTCACTACGACGAAACGCCCACCACTGAATCAACAAATATGCTCCAAATGTACTTAAGCTGAGACTGGCGGTTTCCGTATTCAGAGGAAGAAAGGCTAAGATATCCGTATCCGTTTGTTCTTGCACGAGGGGAATTAACTCGTAAATGCCGCCCACATGACTCACTGCGATCGCGGCAACGGCGATCGCCCCAAATAACCCGAGAAAAAACTGGAAAAAATCCGTCGCTACCACGCCCCAAAGCCCAGAAATTCCAGCATAGAATAGGACAAATAAACTCACGCCAACCACACTCCAGAGTTTAAGGTTCTCTCCCGGTTCTATGCCCAAACTTTGCCATAATTCCAGAGCATCAATCACTTTCACCATCGCCAACATTGCGTAACCAATGCCGATACAATTAATCGGAACCGCAAACAAAAAAGCCTTCACTGCTCGTAGAATGGCTGCCATCGATCCCCCATAGCGAATTTCCGTTAACTGGGCATCCGTAACCACTCCCGATCTGCGCCACATCCGCGCAAAGATATAAATCATCACCACATGAGCAATACCAAAGCTCCACCATTCCCAGTTTCCTGAAACCCCGCGACTGGCAACCACTCCAGCAATGTATAGGGGAGTATCAATAGAAAAGGTAGTCGCTGCCATACTGGTTCCGGAGAGCCACCAAGGGAGCGATCGCCCCGATACAAAAAATGCCTCTAGTCCCTCCGAGGCTTTTCCTGATAGATATAACCCTAATCCTAACGTTAAGAGCAAATACAACAGAACAATCAACCAATCAATGGCAGCCATACCCTTCCTATAACATCGGCGCTCTTATCTTACGGCTAA
Encoded here:
- a CDS encoding HU family DNA-binding protein, giving the protein MNKGELVDKVSEKASVTKKQADAVLSAALEAIMEAVSEGDKVTLVGFGSFESRERKAREGRNPKTGDKMEIPATKVPAFSAGKLFKERVAPPKDE
- the cobD gene encoding threonine-phosphate decarboxylase CobD, which codes for MSFQRPVHGGNVVWAASIAGCSPDRLLDFSASINPLGPPQSAIAAITTHLHRITLYPDPQYSQLREHLGRFHQLSPEFIWPGNGAAELLTWIARQFQECGGVTLLTPAFRDYERALQAFGVPIQPYPLNWSGLTSSLPDSANPGSGLLLNNPHNPTGQLWRREEILSILDRFEFVVIDEAFMDFLDPSEDQSLIPLLQDYPHLVIVRSLTKFYSLPGLRLGYAIAHPGLIAQWQNWRDPWPVNILAEVAGIAAIQDYEFQRQTWDWLPPTRKYLFEGLRSLPGFDPYPGAANFLLVKVDRSVKKLQERLLKEHQILIRDCASFPELGDLYFRIAIRSSSDNQRLLDALGN
- a CDS encoding metal ABC transporter permease; protein product: MTIPYSLFPIPYSLAVLNWLLEPLEYGFLVRALWVSAFVGLVCAVLSCYITLKGWSLMGDAVSHAVVPGVVVAYALNIPFAVGAFLFGFGATVAIGYVQSKTRLKEDAVIGVVFTGFFAFGIVLITKIPSNVDLFHILFGNVLGISDSDIIQTLIAGTITLLVILLRRKDLLLFCFDPNHAKAIGLNIQLMYYTLLSVLALTIVTALQTAGIILVIAMLVTPGAIAYLLTDRFDRMMGLSITSSVLSCILGTYFSYHLDISTGGAIVVLLTLFFILAMVFAPKYGILAQQSRVNKLE
- a CDS encoding PepSY-associated TM helix domain-containing protein encodes the protein MSMSSFKRKLMKWSLNIHKYLGVALCIFLISLAVTGIFLSYKGAYDWMQASTARGTEGSIETMMPLSEAVEKVMLLNLPEFQTPDDINRIDIRLNKGTYKVRAKGHIPLEVQLDAQTGEVLSQSYRWADWIEHVHTGEIINESMRKTSGTILGMTTIILSVTGLILWAIPALRKTRKRTPAG
- a CDS encoding metal ABC transporter ATP-binding protein is translated as MSSLTEPLNITVNNLSVTYSNARLAIYNANCTVEPGTITALVGPNGGGKSTLFKSIMGFLPPKQGQIRVGGMRVEMAQKRQLMAYVPQSDEVDWNFPVSVFDVVMMGRYGYMNMLRIPSAKDRRLVMESLERVGMVEFRNRQIGELSGGQKKRAFLARSLSQDGKVILLDEPFTGVDVKTEKRIVDLLMQLRNEGYTILVSTHDLASISTFCDHTILINQTILASGTTAETFTQENLAMTFGGLPVQSLHSLSPNFEIDS
- a CDS encoding metal ABC transporter substrate-binding protein, coding for MPYSYPSTLMAIASLVLTLGLTSCAGIESDTTLDPTPENPSSTIGETENKKKVLTTFSVLADIAQNVAGDQLTVESITRIGAEIHGYEPTPSDLTKAQDADLILYNGMNLERWFEQFLGNLENVPSVLLTEGIEPIPIAEGPYTEKPNPHAWMSPQNALIYVENIRQAFVTLDPENAETYNTNAAAYSAKLKAIDQKLREAIQKVPENQRYLVTCEGAFSYLARDYGMNEIYIWPINSEQQFTPKQVKGVIDQVKSKQIPAIFCETTVNDKGQKQVAETTGATFGGNLYVDSLSTAEGPVPTFLELLEYDVQLITNGLL
- the psb34 gene encoding photosystem II assembly protein Psb34; the encoded protein is MYTTVNPEGQLNNYANEPQMYYADFPSQEQQQRYMLQGVISILLTTALILTGIAVS
- a CDS encoding metal ABC transporter permease, whose product is METEISRAIELFQFAFMQRALMGGILMGTMGGLLGSFTILRQLSFFSDALGHSTLLGLSLGLLLGLNPSWVILPFAVIFALVVNTFLERTQLWTDAVLNIVYSSSLAFAIITLSLIGEYKGGINHLLFGDILALQTFDLIISTLLLLVCIGFIASTLRTQMMLTLHEPMAIARGVSVETHRTAFVVLLSLVVGVAIKAIGVLLVSAFIVIPACSARLMTQNFTTYAILSAVIGAIAALCGIVLSALFDLPSGPSIVIVQLGFFLSAIGFANLRPIAS
- a CDS encoding metal ABC transporter ATP-binding protein: MTEIVLEVEGLIVDRDRTPGVVHDVSFTLSTGTDTALIGPNGAGKSTLIQAILGILPRKSGHISILGKSMSPQGKLPAQIRQQIAYLPQNFLFDRRLPMTVAELVGLGWDRIGFQLPWSGYRERRKAVREALSRVDAWHLKHKPISQLSGGETKRILLAYCLARPRKLLILDEAPAGLDIRGEAEFYQLLEELKQEYHWAILQISHDLDMVKKQCDRVLCLNRTLLCQGTPESTLSTENLIAAYGSAFTRYHHSCRS